The following are encoded together in the Coffea arabica cultivar ET-39 chromosome 1c, Coffea Arabica ET-39 HiFi, whole genome shotgun sequence genome:
- the LOC140011169 gene encoding uncharacterized protein: protein MYLTFQADDISGFHTNTHIPVVIGAQMRYEVTGDPLYKEIGTYFMDMINSSHAYATGGTSVGEFWSDPRRLASTLQTENEESCTTYNMLKVSRNLFRWTKDIRYADYYERALTNGVLSIQRGREPGVMIYMLPLKRGGSKAQSYHKWGSQFDDFWCCYGTGIESFSKLGDSIYFEEEGKVPGLYIIQYIPSSFQWRSGGFLINQTIIPVVSWDNRLRVTVAISSEQEAAVVSTLNLRIPTWTSTNVAKAILNSQDLILPVPGNFLSVTRKWSPGDKVTLEFPLSLRLEAIKDDRPEYASLQAILYGPYLLVGLSSGDWDIKTEPGASLADWITPIPADYNAHLISLSQVSGEAEFSLTKSDDSIQLQKLPEPGTNDAVGATFRLILKEPSDVFASPEDAIGKSVMLEPYGFPGMLVENQGVDETLRVVPDSSNDKDAAIFHLVSGLDGMDGTISLESENHKGCYVSSGLNDGSNNITLSCKSGSSNADFSQAVSFKLDKGISEYHPISFVAKGTDRNFLLAPLFSLRDESYTVYFNIQ from the exons ATGTATCTTACTTTCCAGGCCGATGACATTTCTGGTTTTCATACCAATACACATATTCCAGTTGTTATTGGAGCTCAAATGCGCTATGAAGTTACTGGTGATCCCTTATATAAG GAAATAGGAACATACTTCATGGATATGATCAACTCATCCCATGCCTATGCAACTGGAGGAACATCAGTCGGCGAGTTCTG GTCAGATCCAAGGCGATTAGCTAGTACTCTGCAAACTGAGAATGAGGAGTCATGTACAACATATAACATGCTCAAG GTATCTCGCAATCTATTTAGATGGACCAAAGACATTAGGTATGCAGATTACTATGAAAGGGCATTGACAAATGGAGTACTGAGCATACAAAGAGGAAGGGAACCTGGAGTTATGATCTATATGCTTCCTCTTAAACGTGGGGGTTCGAAAGCCCAAAGTTACCATAAATGGGGCTCACAGTTTGATGATTTCTGGTGCTGCTACGGTACAG GAATTGAGTCTTTCTCAAAGTTAGGAGATTCAATATACTTCGAAGAGGAGGGAAAAGTTCCAGGTCTTTATATCATTCAGTATATACCAAGCTCATTTCAGTGGAGATCTGGAGGATTTCTAATCAACCAGACCATAATCCCTGTTGTCTCGTGGGACAACCGCCTTCGTGTGACAGTGGCAATTTCTTCAGAG CAAGAGGCAGCTGTGGTGTCTACTTTGAATTTGAGAATACCAACATGGACAAGTACAAATGTTGCCAAGGCAATACTGAATAGTCAAGATTTGATCCTGCCAGTGCCTG GAAACTTTCTCTCTGTCACTAGAAAGTGGAGCCCTGGTGACAAAGTCACTCTTGAGTTTCCCTTAAGTCTTAGACTTGAAGCCATTAAAG ATGATCGGCCAGAATATGCTTCTCTCCAGGCAATTCTTTATGGTCCCTACCTTCTTGTTGGTCTGTCTAGTGGAGACTGGGACATCAAGACAGAGCCCGGTGCATCTCTTGCAGACTGGATTACTCCAATTCCAGCAGACTACAATGCTCATCTGATTTCTCTATCCCAAGTGTCTGGGGAGGCGGAGTTTTCCCTGACAAAATCAGATGACTCCATCCAATTGCAGAAGCTTCCTGAACCTGGAACAAATGATGCTGTAGGTGCGACATTCAGGCTTATCCTAAAAGAACCATCAGACGTATTTGCATCGCCAGAAGATGCTATAGGGAAATCAGTCATGCTAGAGCCATATGGTTTTCCTGGAATGCTTGTGGAGAATCAAGGTGTAGATGAAACACTCCGAGTTGTTCCAGACTCGTCCAATGACAAGGATGCAGCTATCTTCCATTTGGTGTCTGGGCTGGATGGGATGGACGGAACCATTTCTTTGGAATCCGAAAACCATAAGGGTTGTTATGTAAGTAGTGGCCTGAATGATGGTTCAAATAACATCACACTTTCCTGCAAATCTGGATCCTCAAATGCTGACTTCTCACAGGCAGTGAGCTTTAAATTGGACAAGGGAATCAGTGAATACCATCCCATTAGCTTTGTTGCCAAAGGCACAGATAGAAACTTTCTCCTGGCTCCATTATTTAGCTTGAGAGATGAATCTTACACTGTCTATTTCAACATTCAATGA
- the LOC113701099 gene encoding cathecol O-methyltransferase 1-like: MANSVNTQLKTSSSSYEDGKEEGEKDNFSYAMQLVTSASMTMVLYTAVKLNLFEIIAKAGPRAKLSPSEIASQLPVTNNPDVASMLDRMLRLLSSYSLLTCDVVEVAGERAGGETDVGYVRVYGLSPVAEYFVPDEEGNSVAPAMELLQDKVLIDSWYELGNSLLEGGIPFNRVHGMHAFDYPSRDPRYNELFNKGMVGPTAITMKKLLQQYKGFEHLQTLVDVGGGLGITLHKIISKYPSIRGINFDLPHVIENAPSYLGVEHIGGDMFESVPGGDAIFMKMILHDWSDDHCLKLLKNCFKALPDHGKVIVVDLVLPVKPDTSAFVKGIFQTDALMMTQNPGGKERSESDVRALAIRAGFKDIKLECCVGSLGVLELYK; encoded by the exons ATGGCGAATTCAGTAAACACCCAGCTGAAAACATCATCATCGTCCTATGAAGATGGAAAGGAAGAAGGAGAAAAGGATAACTTCTCGTACGCAATGCAGCTGGTCACCTCGGCATCAATGACGATGGTTTTATACACTGCTGTAAAGCTAAATTTGTTCGAAATCATTGCCAAAGCCGGCCCAAGAGCCAAGCTATCACCTTCAGAAATCGCATCCCAGTTGCCTGTGACTAATAATCCTGATGTAGCTTCGATGCTCGACAGAATGCTTCGCTTGTTGAGTAGTTACTCGCTGCTCACTTGCGACGTAGTTGAGGTTGCCGGGGAACGTGCTGGTGGGGAAACCGATGTTGGATATGTAAGAGTTTACGGGTTGTCTCCGGTAGCAGAATATTTTGTGCCGGATGAGGAGGGGAACTCAGTGGCGCCTGCCATGGAGTTGCTTCAAGATAAGGTCTTGATTGATAGCTG GTATGAACTTGGGAATTCTTTGCTTGAAGGAGGGATTCCATTTAATAGAGTTCATGGAATGCACGCATTTGACTACCCTAGTAGAGATCCCAGGTATAATGAGCTTTTCAACAAGGGAATGGTTGGTCCTACAGCCATAACAATGAAAAAATTGCTTCAACAATATAAAGGATTTGAGCACCTTCAGACATTGGTTGATGTTGGTGGTGGTCTTGGAATAACCCTTCACAAGATTATATCAAAATACCCTTCTATAAGGGGTATCAATTTTGATCTTCCACATGTCATTGAAAACGCGCCATCCTATCTTG GAGTGGAACACATTGGTGGAGACATGTTTGAAAGCGTTCCTGGAGGAGATGCTATTTTTATGAAG ATGATACTCcatgattggagtgatgatcACTGCTTAAAGCTGCTGAAGAACTGCTTCAAAGCTCTACCAGATCATGGCAAAGTCATCGTTGTTGATTTGGTTCTACCCGTAAAACCTGATACTAGTGCCTTTGTAAAAGGCATTTTCCAGACTGATGCTCTCATGATGACTCAAAATCCTGGAGGGAAAGAGCGATCAGAATCTGATGTTCGGGCCTTGGCTATCAGAGCTGGATTTAAAGACATAAAGTTAGAATGTTGTGTGGGTAGTCTTGGGGTCCTGGAGTTGTACAAATAG
- the LOC113740818 gene encoding uncharacterized protein — MDTDWEEMREAKEDVVGEVNSWHGGGGSGREKIAKQKTGSRNIASFAGEVATFPFLFERTLSCKLFNEVSEAKNIYQRVSLDRFEIVPWPKNHKVSRFLKKCRQSKNPEALYRKGVVDFFSDKHEDSALENLEEAANSGHADAAYALGIIYIFVGGDELKRKGMRLLMKSRLLQGRVNLCRQNLRALLRMIWVKNPVFLNPTPICCAMTHERKTSSWPMHPDEVEESTCEGCACDEEIRAICAALPYR; from the exons ATGGATACGGATTGGGAAGAGATGCGGGAGGCGAAAGAGGACGTGGTTGGAGAAGTAAATAGTTGGCATGGTGGTGGAGGCAGTGGAAGAGAAAAGATAGCAAAGCAGAAGACTGGGTCAAGG AATATTGCGTCGTTTGCAGGAGAAGTCGCCACTTTCCCATTTCTGTTCGAACGAACGCTAAG CTGTAAGTTGTTCAACGAAGTTTCCGAGGCAAAGAACATTTACCAGCGGGTGTCCCTCGACAGGTTTGAAATCGTTCCGTGGCCAAAAAACCACAAAGTGTCGAGGTTCTTGAAGAAGTGCAGACAAAGCAAAAATCCAGAAGCCTTGTACCGAAAAGGAGTG GTTGATTTTTTTTCGGATAAGCACGAGGACTCAGCATTGGAAAACCTGGAAGAAGCTGCTAATTCAGGCCATGCCGATGCTGCATATGCGTTGGGAATAATTTACATCTTTGTTGGTGGGGACGAGTTAAAGCGCAAAGGTATGAGACTGCTCATGAAATCCAGACTTCTTCAAGGCAGAGTGAATCTTTGCCGTCAGAATTTGCGAGCGCTGCTGAGGATGATATGGGTCAAGAATCCTGTGTTTCTAAACCCAACGCCCATTTGTTGTGCCATGACACATGAGAGGAAAACATCTTCATGGCCTATGCATCCCGATGAAGTGGAGGAGAGTACATGTGAAGGGTGCGCTTGCGATGAAGAAATTCGAGCAATTTGTGCTGCCCTGCCATATCGTTAG
- the LOC113742198 gene encoding uncharacterized protein: protein MIKMRFLMLSRLLLLSTLFSLLCEELVVSKECTNTFPELSSHTFRYELLTSKNETWRNEVLAQSHYHLTPSDDSYWAKLLPKRMVRQEDQISWMMLYRQIKDYGGNNNGNAGGFLKAVPLKDVRLDPSSIHGMAQQTNLEYLLMLDVDRLVWSFRKTAGLPTPGQPYGGWEAVNCGLRGHFVGHYLSASALMWASTNDNTLKTKMSAVVSILSDCQKQMGTGYLSAFPSEEFDRFEALKTVWAPYYTIHKIMAGLLDQYTFADNEQAFKMLNWMVDYHFNRVQNVILKYSIQRHWSSLNEETGGMNDVLYRLHAITGDQKHLVLAHLFDKPCFLGELAVKADDISGFHTNTHIPVVIGAQMRYEVTGDPLYKEIGTYFMDMINSSHAYATGGTSVGEFWSDPRRLASTLQTENEESCTTYNMLKVSRNLFRWTKDIRYADYYERALTNGVLSIQRGREPGVMIYMLPLKRGGSKAQSYHKWGSQFDDFWCCYGTGIESFSKLGDSIYFEEEGKVPGLYIIQYIPSSFQWRSGGFLINQTIIPVVSWDNRLRVTVAISSEQEAAVVSTLNLRIPTWTSTNVAKAILNSQDLILPVPGNFLSVTRKWSPGDKVTLEFPLSLRLEAIKDDRPEYASLQAILYGPYLLVGLSSGDWDIKTEPGASLADWITPIPADYNAHLISLSQVSGEAEFSLTKSDDSIQLQKLPEPGTNDAVGATFRLILKEPSDVFASPEDAIGKSVMLEPYGFPGMLVENQGVDETLRVVPDSSNDKDAAIFHLVSGLDGMDGTISLESENHKGCYVSSGLNDGSNNITLSCKSGSSNADFSQAVSFKLDKGISEYHPISFVAKGTDRNFLLAPLFSLRDESYTVYFNIQ from the exons ATGATAAAGATGAGGTTTTTGATGCTGTCAAGATTGTTACTATTGAGCACCCTTTTCTCTCTTCTATGTGAAGAATTGGTTGTCAGTAAGGAGTGTACTAATACTTTTCCTGAGTTGTCATCACACACGTTTCGTTATGAGTTGCTCACATCAAAGAACGAGACTTGGAGaaatgaggtattggctcagaGTCACTACCATTTGACTCCAAGTGATGATTCTTACTGGGCTAAATTGCTGCCAAAGAGGATGGTGAGGCAAGAGGATCAGATTAGTTGGATGATGTTGTATAGACAAATAAAGGATTATGGAGGGAACAATAATGGAAATGCAGGAGGTTTTCTGAAGGCTGTGCCTCTGAAAGATGTGAGGTTGGATCCTAGTTCAATTCATGGAATGGCTCAGCAGACTAATTTGGAGTATTTGTTGATGTTGGATGTTGATAGATTGGTATGGAGCTTTAGGAAGACTGCTGGTTTGCCTACTCCTGGTCAGCCATATGGAGGTTGGGAGGCTGTGAATTGTGGGCTTCGAGGTCACTTTGTAG GACACTATCTGAGCGCCTCAGCATTAATGTGGGCTAGCACTAATGATAATACCCTCAAAACGAAGATGTCTGCTGTTGTTTCCATTCTTTCTGACTGTCAGAAGCAAATGGGTACTGGATATCTTTCTGCTTTCCCTTCTGAAGAATTTGACAGATTTGAAGCTTTAAAAACAGTCTGGGCACCATATTATACAATTCACAAG atAATGGCAGGTCTTCTGGATCAGTATACATTTGCTGACAATGAGCAAGCATTCAAAATGTTGAATTGGATGGTTGATTATCACTTCAACCGTGTGCAAAATGTGATTCTGAAGTACTCGATTCAAAGACATTGGTCCTCACTAAATGAGGAAACTGGTGGCATGAATGATGTTCTTTATAGGTTACACGCGATAACG GGTGATCAGAAGCACTTAGTGCTAGCTCACCTTTTTGACAAACCGTGCTTTCTAGGAGAGCTTGCTGTCAAG GCCGATGACATTTCTGGTTTTCATACCAATACACATATTCCAGTTGTTATTGGAGCTCAAATGCGCTATGAAGTTACTGGTGATCCCTTATATAAG GAAATAGGAACATACTTCATGGATATGATCAACTCATCCCATGCCTATGCAACTGGAGGAACATCAGTCGGCGAGTTCTG GTCAGATCCAAGGCGATTAGCTAGTACTCTGCAAACTGAGAATGAGGAGTCATGTACAACATATAACATGCTCAAG GTATCTCGCAATCTATTTAGATGGACCAAAGACATTAGGTATGCAGATTACTATGAAAGGGCATTGACAAATGGAGTACTGAGCATACAAAGAGGAAGGGAACCTGGAGTTATGATCTATATGCTTCCTCTTAAACGTGGGGGTTCGAAAGCCCAAAGTTACCATAAATGGGGCTCACAGTTTGATGATTTCTGGTGCTGCTACGGTACAG GAATTGAGTCTTTCTCAAAGTTAGGAGATTCAATATACTTCGAAGAGGAGGGAAAAGTTCCAGGTCTTTATATCATTCAGTATATACCAAGCTCATTTCAGTGGAGATCTGGAGGATTTCTAATCAACCAGACCATAATCCCTGTTGTCTCGTGGGACAACCGCCTTCGTGTGACAGTGGCAATTTCTTCAGAG CAAGAGGCAGCTGTGGTGTCTACTTTGAATTTGAGAATACCAACATGGACAAGTACAAATGTTGCCAAGGCAATACTGAATAGTCAAGATTTGATCCTGCCAGTGCCTG GAAACTTTCTCTCTGTCACTAGAAAGTGGAGCCCTGGTGACAAAGTCACTCTTGAGTTTCCCTTAAGTCTTAGACTTGAAGCCATTAAAG ATGATCGGCCAGAATATGCTTCTCTCCAGGCAATTCTTTATGGTCCCTACCTTCTTGTTGGTCTGTCTAGTGGAGACTGGGACATCAAGACAGAGCCCGGTGCATCTCTTGCAGACTGGATTACTCCAATTCCAGCAGACTACAATGCTCATCTGATTTCTCTATCCCAAGTGTCTGGGGAGGCGGAGTTTTCCCTGACAAAATCAGATGACTCCATCCAATTGCAGAAGCTTCCTGAACCTGGAACAAATGATGCTGTAGGTGCGACATTCAGGCTTATCCTAAAAGAACCATCAGACGTATTTGCATCGCCAGAAGATGCTATAGGGAAATCAGTCATGCTAGAGCCATATGGTTTTCCTGGAATGCTTGTGGAGAATCAAGGTGTAGATGAAACACTCCGAGTTGTTCCAGACTCGTCCAATGACAAGGATGCAGCTATCTTCCATTTGGTGTCTGGGCTGGATGGGATGGACGGAACCATTTCTTTGGAATCCGAAAACCATAAGGGTTGTTATGTAAGTAGTGGCCTGAATGATGGTTCAAATAACATCACACTTTCCTGCAAATCTGGATCCTCAAATGCTGACTTCTCACAGGCAGTGAGCTTTAAATTGGACAAGGGAATCAGTGAATACCATCCCATTAGCTTTGTTGCCAAAGGCACAGATAGAAACTTTCTCCTGGCTCCATTATTTAGCTTGAGAGATGAATCTTACACTGTCTATTTCAACATTCAATGA
- the LOC140011200 gene encoding cathecol O-methyltransferase 1-like, producing MTKTLLDFHPMYELGNSLLEGGIPFNRVHGMHAFDYPSRDPRYNELFNKGMVGPTAITMKKLLQQYKGFEHLQTLVDVGGGLGITLHKIISKYPSIRGINFDLPHVIENAPSYLGVEHIGGDMFESVPGGDAIFMKMILHDWSDDHCLKLLKNCFKALPDHGKVIVVDLVLPVKPDTSAFVKGIFQTDALMMTQNPGGKERSESDVRALAIRAGFKDIKLECCVGSLGVLELYK from the exons ATGACAAAGACTCTACTTGATTTTCATCCAAT GTATGAACTTGGGAATTCTTTGCTTGAAGGAGGGATTCCATTTAATAGAGTTCATGGAATGCACGCATTTGACTACCCTAGTAGAGATCCCAGGTATAATGAGCTTTTCAACAAGGGAATGGTTGGTCCTACAGCCATAACAATGAAAAAATTGCTTCAACAATATAAAGGATTTGAGCACCTTCAGACATTGGTTGATGTTGGTGGTGGTCTTGGAATAACCCTTCACAAGATTATATCAAAATACCCTTCTATAAGGGGTATCAATTTTGATCTTCCACATGTCATTGAAAACGCGCCATCCTATCTTG GAGTGGAACACATTGGTGGAGACATGTTTGAAAGCGTTCCTGGAGGAGATGCTATTTTTATGAAG ATGATACTCcatgattggagtgatgatcACTGCTTAAAGCTGCTGAAGAACTGCTTCAAAGCTCTACCAGATCATGGCAAAGTCATCGTTGTTGATTTGGTTCTACCCGTAAAACCTGATACTAGTGCCTTTGTAAAAGGCATTTTCCAGACTGATGCTCTCATGATGACTCAAAATCCTGGAGGGAAAGAGCGATCAGAATCTGATGTTCGGGCCTTGGCTATCAGAGCTGGATTTAAAGACATAAAGTTAGAATGTTGTGTGGGTAGTCTTGGGGTCCTGGAGTTGTACAAATAG